One Kineococcus radiotolerans SRS30216 = ATCC BAA-149 DNA window includes the following coding sequences:
- a CDS encoding PspA/IM30 family protein produces the protein MAEKQTVLGRIAQLARANVNALIDAAEDPQKMLDQMVRDYTGNIAEAEAAIAQTIGNLRLAEADRDDDVAAVGEWGRKAAAASAKADALRAAGQTAEADRFDELAKLALKRQISFEQEVSAAAPQIAAQTEVVAKLKSGLTAMKERLVELRTKRDQLVARAAAAQAQAQVQSAIGSINVLDPTSELARFEERVRREEARVAGQAELQADSLDAQFASLDDAADDLDVEARLAALKSGS, from the coding sequence GTGGCGGAGAAGCAGACGGTCCTCGGACGCATCGCGCAGTTGGCCCGCGCCAACGTCAACGCGCTGATCGACGCGGCCGAGGACCCGCAGAAGATGCTCGACCAGATGGTCCGCGACTACACGGGCAACATCGCCGAGGCCGAGGCGGCCATCGCGCAGACCATCGGCAACCTGCGCCTGGCCGAGGCCGACCGCGACGACGACGTGGCCGCGGTGGGCGAGTGGGGCCGCAAGGCGGCGGCGGCCTCGGCCAAGGCCGACGCGCTGCGCGCGGCGGGGCAGACCGCCGAGGCCGACCGCTTCGACGAGCTCGCCAAGCTGGCCCTCAAGCGCCAGATCTCCTTCGAGCAGGAGGTCAGCGCGGCCGCACCGCAGATCGCGGCGCAGACCGAGGTCGTCGCCAAGCTCAAGAGCGGCCTGACCGCGATGAAGGAGCGGCTCGTCGAGCTGCGGACCAAGCGCGACCAGCTCGTCGCGCGCGCCGCCGCCGCGCAGGCGCAGGCCCAGGTGCAGTCGGCGATCGGGTCGATCAACGTCCTCGACCCGACCTCGGAGCTGGCCCGCTTCGAGGAGCGGGTGCGCCGCGAGGAGGCCCGGGTCGCCGGGCAGGCGGAGCTGCAGGCGGACTCCCTCGACGCGCAGTTCGCCTCGCTGGACGACGCCGCCGACGACCTCGACGTCGAGGCCCGGTTGGCGGCGCTGAAGTCCGGTTCCTGA
- a CDS encoding TPM domain-containing protein yields the protein MLRPRPPALAALVLAGALVGLAPAASAVPPFRLAEQVTDQVGALAGQEQRVTDAAAALRSGTGVQLWVVYVDSFDGSDGQTWADRTAVTSGLGADDVLLAVATGDRAYAYSVDEGFRLDDGQVQEVARDTEAELADDDWAGAAVAGAESLDEELTGTSGASSAASGSSAGLWWAVGGLALAGFVVIALVALVRRHRSRPEATGPTPEFAGTPTEALRTQADTLLVQADDAVRSAAQELQFAAAEFGTAATAEFSGVLERARAALTQAFTARQSLEDEVPETEEQRRRVLAEVIASCRSTGATLAEASEAVDALRDLVGRAPGVLDALEARLPALRARVEPAREQLSRLAGEFGEPALASVADAVAQARDRLGVAEDACARARAALADASRSGEVVDAVRVAEAATAQAEQLLAGVGRTEEDLRRAVQEVPVALARLRADARTPVEAPTGVSTAGFASAAAAALAVAEASAAQAGSDPLGALHRLVEAERALDDARGAVEAAAGARRSAEAALEQALVAARAEVAAADDFVSARRGAVGPQARTHLGEAQRHLERAVALAGADPAAALEHARQADALAERASSRAHADVSSWSSGAAGPSGDLGAVLGGILLGGGPQRSRGGFGGFGGGGFSGGFGGGFGGPGRGGYGGRPSGGGRRSPGGSGRPSGGRRGAGGRF from the coding sequence GTGCTGCGACCCCGTCCCCCCGCCCTCGCCGCCCTCGTCCTGGCCGGAGCGCTGGTCGGCCTCGCCCCCGCGGCGAGCGCCGTGCCGCCGTTCCGGCTGGCCGAGCAGGTCACCGACCAGGTGGGGGCCCTGGCGGGGCAGGAGCAGCGCGTCACCGACGCCGCGGCGGCGCTGCGCTCGGGCACCGGGGTGCAGCTGTGGGTCGTCTACGTGGACTCCTTCGACGGGTCCGACGGGCAGACCTGGGCGGACCGGACCGCGGTCACCTCCGGCCTCGGCGCCGACGACGTGCTCCTCGCGGTCGCGACGGGCGACCGGGCCTACGCCTACTCCGTCGACGAGGGCTTCCGCCTGGACGATGGCCAGGTCCAGGAGGTCGCCCGCGACACCGAGGCCGAGCTCGCCGACGACGACTGGGCGGGGGCGGCGGTCGCGGGGGCGGAGTCCCTCGACGAGGAGCTGACCGGCACGTCCGGGGCGTCGTCCGCGGCGTCCGGGTCGTCGGCGGGGTTGTGGTGGGCCGTGGGGGGCCTGGCGCTGGCGGGGTTCGTCGTCATCGCGCTCGTCGCGCTGGTGCGGCGGCACCGCTCGCGGCCGGAGGCCACCGGGCCCACCCCGGAGTTCGCGGGCACCCCGACCGAGGCGCTGCGCACGCAGGCGGACACGCTGCTCGTCCAGGCCGACGACGCCGTGCGCTCAGCCGCGCAGGAGCTGCAGTTCGCCGCGGCGGAGTTCGGCACCGCGGCCACCGCGGAGTTCTCCGGGGTGCTGGAGCGGGCCCGGGCGGCGCTGACGCAGGCGTTCACGGCGCGCCAGTCGCTGGAGGACGAGGTGCCCGAGACCGAGGAGCAGCGCCGCCGAGTGCTCGCCGAGGTGATCGCCTCGTGCCGGTCGACGGGGGCCACCCTGGCGGAGGCGTCGGAGGCGGTCGACGCGCTGCGCGACCTCGTCGGGCGCGCCCCCGGGGTGCTGGACGCGCTGGAGGCGCGCCTGCCCGCGCTGCGGGCGCGGGTGGAGCCCGCGCGGGAGCAGCTGTCCCGGCTGGCCGGGGAGTTCGGCGAGCCCGCGCTGGCCTCGGTGGCGGACGCGGTGGCGCAGGCCCGGGACCGCCTCGGGGTGGCCGAGGACGCCTGCGCGCGCGCCCGGGCGGCCCTGGCCGACGCCAGCCGCTCCGGCGAGGTCGTCGACGCCGTGCGGGTCGCGGAGGCGGCGACGGCGCAGGCGGAGCAGCTGCTGGCCGGGGTGGGGCGCACCGAGGAGGACCTGCGGCGGGCGGTGCAGGAGGTGCCCGTCGCGCTCGCCCGGCTGCGGGCGGACGCGCGGACCCCCGTGGAGGCGCCGACGGGGGTGTCGACGGCGGGGTTCGCCTCGGCGGCCGCCGCGGCGCTGGCCGTGGCCGAGGCGAGCGCTGCGCAGGCCGGGAGCGACCCGCTGGGCGCCCTGCACCGGCTGGTCGAGGCGGAACGGGCCCTGGACGACGCGCGGGGGGCCGTCGAGGCGGCGGCGGGCGCGCGCCGGTCGGCCGAGGCGGCGCTGGAGCAGGCGCTGGTCGCGGCCCGCGCGGAGGTCGCCGCGGCCGACGACTTCGTCTCGGCCCGCCGCGGGGCGGTGGGCCCGCAGGCGCGCACCCACCTCGGCGAGGCCCAGCGCCACCTCGAGCGGGCGGTGGCCCTCGCCGGCGCGGACCCGGCCGCCGCGCTCGAGCACGCCCGCCAGGCCGATGCGCTGGCCGAGCGGGCGAGCTCCCGCGCGCACGCCGACGTGAGCTCCTGGTCAAGCGGTGCCGCGGGCCCCTCGGGGGACCTGGGTGCGGTGCTGGGCGGGATCCTGCTGGGCGGCGGACCGCAGCGGTCGCGCGGCGGGTTCGGCGGGTTCGGTGGCGGAGGGTTCAGCGGCGGGTTCGGCGGCGGGTTCGGCGGGCCCGGCCGGGGCGGTTACGGCGGGCGCCCGTCCGGAGGGGGGCGGCGCTCCCCGGGCGGGTCGGGCCGTCCCTCCGGCGGGCGCCGGGGGGCCGGCGGGCGGTTCTGA
- a CDS encoding DHA2 family efflux MFS transporter permease subunit, which yields MPDHLAPRRVHPALAIVAASLPVFMATLDNLVVTGALPVLHTDLGASLDQLQWVVNAFTLTFASLMLGAATAGDRWGRRRVFLLGLVVFTLASIAAALAGSPEALIAARAVQGVGAAAITPLSLALVASSVAPERRAAAIGIWGGVTGLGVALGPVIGGAVVDGLSWQWIFWLNVPVAAVALPLILRALPESHGRRVPLDLAGSALGAGAVLGIVWAVVHADAHGWGSGTVLVPLGLGALALLAFLLRQATARFPLLPLRLFRSRGFSAANAVMFLFQLGAMGSVFLLTQELQIAMGYTPLEAGIRTLPWTALPMLVAPVAGVLAGRIGPRPLLVTGLALTTAGLGWIAAHVDADTVYLDLVPGLVLAGLGTALVFAPSATAVLHGLDAADHATASSTNTTLREIGLALGVAVLTLVFQDAGGSLTPAGFVAGTPAAVGVGAGAVALATLLALLVPGRTGGVPSPRRGADAVAVPVAR from the coding sequence GTGCCCGACCACCTCGCACCCCGCCGGGTGCACCCCGCCCTCGCGATCGTCGCGGCCTCGCTGCCCGTGTTCATGGCCACCCTCGACAACCTCGTCGTGACCGGGGCGCTGCCCGTCCTGCACACCGACCTGGGCGCCTCCCTCGACCAGCTGCAGTGGGTCGTCAACGCCTTCACCCTCACCTTCGCCTCGCTCATGCTCGGCGCCGCCACCGCGGGCGACCGCTGGGGGCGGCGCAGGGTCTTCCTGCTCGGACTGGTCGTCTTCACCCTCGCCTCGATCGCCGCGGCCCTGGCGGGCAGCCCGGAGGCCCTCATCGCCGCCCGCGCCGTCCAGGGCGTCGGCGCGGCCGCCATCACCCCGCTCTCCCTGGCCCTGGTCGCCTCCTCCGTCGCCCCCGAACGCCGGGCGGCGGCGATCGGGATCTGGGGCGGGGTCACCGGCCTCGGCGTCGCGCTCGGTCCCGTCATCGGCGGAGCCGTCGTCGACGGCCTGAGCTGGCAGTGGATCTTCTGGCTCAACGTCCCCGTCGCCGCGGTCGCGCTGCCGCTGATCCTGCGGGCCCTGCCCGAGTCGCACGGTCGCCGGGTCCCCCTCGACCTCGCCGGTAGCGCGCTCGGCGCCGGGGCCGTCCTCGGGATCGTCTGGGCCGTCGTGCACGCCGACGCCCACGGCTGGGGGTCCGGCACCGTCCTCGTCCCGCTGGGCCTGGGCGCCCTCGCCCTGCTGGCCTTCCTCCTCCGGCAGGCCACCGCCCGGTTCCCGCTGCTGCCGCTGCGGCTGTTCCGCTCCCGCGGCTTCAGCGCCGCCAACGCCGTGATGTTCCTCTTCCAGCTCGGGGCCATGGGCTCGGTGTTCCTGCTGACCCAGGAGCTGCAGATCGCCATGGGCTACACGCCCCTGGAGGCGGGGATCCGGACCCTGCCCTGGACCGCGCTGCCCATGCTCGTCGCCCCCGTCGCCGGGGTCCTCGCCGGGCGGATCGGGCCGCGACCCCTGCTCGTCACGGGGCTGGCGCTGACCACCGCCGGGCTGGGCTGGATCGCCGCGCACGTCGACGCGGACACCGTCTACCTCGACCTCGTGCCCGGCCTCGTGCTGGCCGGCCTCGGGACGGCGCTGGTCTTCGCCCCCTCGGCCACGGCCGTCCTGCACGGGCTCGACGCCGCCGACCACGCCACCGCCAGCTCCACGAACACCACGCTGCGCGAGATCGGCCTCGCCCTGGGCGTCGCCGTCCTGACCCTGGTGTTCCAGGACGCCGGGGGCTCCCTCACCCCCGCGGGCTTCGTCGCCGGCACCCCCGCGGCCGTGGGGGTCGGCGCGGGAGCCGTGGCCCTGGCCACGCTGCTCGCGCTCCTCGTCCCCGGTCGCACCGGCGGGGTGCCCTCCCCTCGGCGGGGAGCCGACGCGGTGGCCGTCCCCGTCGCGCGCTGA
- a CDS encoding TetR/AcrR family transcriptional regulator: protein MSKEDRREQILDAAAHVVARGGLAAASTDEIARQAGVSQPYVVRTFGGKQPLLDALFQRIADRIVAAFEDAPREGDAAECLGRAYLELVEDRDVLLVLMHGFTASSEPGTGAAVRGCMDAVYRIARERFGDDELAAVFVAQGMLINVMLAMDAWNHPDLPDLTALATTIASAAQLSAKGRGR, encoded by the coding sequence ATGTCGAAGGAGGACCGGCGCGAGCAGATCCTCGACGCGGCGGCGCACGTCGTCGCCCGCGGCGGGCTCGCCGCCGCCAGCACCGACGAGATCGCCCGCCAGGCCGGGGTCTCCCAGCCCTACGTCGTGCGGACCTTCGGCGGGAAGCAGCCCCTCCTCGACGCCCTCTTCCAGCGCATCGCCGACCGCATCGTCGCCGCGTTCGAGGACGCCCCCCGCGAGGGCGACGCCGCGGAGTGCCTGGGGCGGGCCTACCTGGAGCTCGTCGAGGACCGCGACGTCCTGCTCGTCCTCATGCACGGGTTCACCGCGAGCTCCGAACCGGGCACCGGGGCCGCCGTCCGCGGGTGCATGGACGCCGTGTACCGGATCGCCCGCGAGCGGTTCGGCGACGACGAGCTCGCCGCGGTCTTCGTGGCACAGGGCATGCTGATCAACGTGATGCTCGCGATGGACGCCTGGAACCACCCCGACCTGCCCGACCTCACCGCCCTGGCGACGACGATCGCCTCGGCCGCGCAGCTCAGCGCGAAGGGGCGGGGGAGGTGA
- a CDS encoding DUF503 domain-containing protein, whose translation MFTATLTVDLLLGDVHSLKGKRSVVRPLVAELRRSFEVAAAETGHLDLHRRAEVAVAVVAPDAARCSDVLDRCERLVAAHPEFQILSARRQFLSSDD comes from the coding sequence ATGTTCACTGCAACGCTGACCGTCGACCTGCTGCTGGGCGACGTCCACTCCCTCAAGGGCAAGCGCAGCGTCGTGCGGCCGCTGGTCGCCGAGCTGCGCCGTTCCTTCGAGGTCGCCGCCGCGGAGACGGGGCACCTCGACCTGCACCGCCGGGCCGAGGTCGCCGTCGCCGTGGTGGCGCCGGACGCGGCCCGGTGCAGCGACGTCCTCGACCGGTGCGAGCGGCTGGTGGCCGCGCACCCCGAGTTCCAGATCCTCTCCGCCCGGCGGCAGTTCCTGTCGTCGGACGACTGA
- the truB gene encoding tRNA pseudouridine(55) synthase TruB has protein sequence MTARGGERTGVGDGILVVDKPSGWTSHDVVGRCRRLLGTRRVGHAGTLDPAATGVLVLGANRGTKFLTHLVAHDKAYAATIRLGLATVTDDAEGEPLGAPADASALAPDAVAAAVSALTGDLQQVPSSVSAIKVDGQRSYARVRGGQEVDLPARPVTVSRFDVLQRRAEGGFLDLDVVVEVSSGTYVRALARDLGAALGVGGHLTALRRTRSGPFGIEEARTLEQVEQDPVVQPLALVARRLFPARELTVAEVATVSHGGFLRAGEHPGPVGAFAPDGTLVALLGDTARGAKPLLVLAAAG, from the coding sequence GTGACCGCACGGGGAGGTGAGCGGACCGGCGTGGGCGACGGCATCCTCGTCGTCGACAAGCCCAGCGGCTGGACCAGCCACGACGTCGTCGGCCGCTGCCGGCGGCTGCTGGGCACCCGCCGCGTCGGGCACGCCGGCACCCTCGACCCCGCGGCGACCGGGGTCCTCGTGCTCGGGGCCAACCGGGGGACGAAGTTCCTCACCCACCTCGTCGCCCACGACAAGGCCTACGCCGCCACGATCCGGCTGGGGCTGGCCACGGTCACCGACGACGCCGAGGGCGAACCGCTCGGCGCCCCCGCCGACGCCTCGGCCCTCGCCCCCGACGCCGTCGCCGCCGCGGTCTCGGCGCTGACCGGGGACCTCCAGCAGGTGCCCAGCTCGGTCAGCGCCATCAAGGTCGACGGCCAGCGCAGCTACGCGCGGGTCCGCGGCGGCCAGGAGGTCGACCTGCCCGCCCGACCGGTGACGGTCTCCCGCTTCGACGTGCTCCAGCGCCGCGCGGAGGGCGGGTTCCTCGACCTCGACGTCGTCGTCGAGGTGTCCAGCGGCACCTACGTGCGGGCGCTGGCCCGCGACCTCGGCGCCGCCCTGGGGGTGGGCGGGCACCTCACGGCGCTGCGGCGCACCCGCTCGGGCCCGTTCGGCATCGAGGAGGCGCGCACCCTGGAACAGGTCGAGCAGGACCCGGTCGTGCAGCCGCTGGCCCTGGTGGCCCGCCGGCTGTTCCCGGCCCGCGAGCTCACCGTGGCGGAAGTCGCCACCGTCTCCCACGGCGGCTTCCTCCGGGCGGGGGAGCACCCGGGCCCGGTCGGCGCCTTCGCCCCCGACGGCACCCTGGTCGCCCTGCTCGGCGACACCGCCCGCGGGGCCAAGCCGCTGCTCGTCCTCGCCGCCGCCGGCTGA
- the dxs gene encoding 1-deoxy-D-xylulose-5-phosphate synthase has translation MTLLESIRSPQDLKRLSPAQTVELAAEIRRFLVAEVAKTGGHLGPNLGVVELTLALHRVFDSPKDPIVFDTGHQSYVHKLVTGRQDFSHLRERGGLAGYPQRSESEHDIVESSHASSSLSWADGISRGFQLNGQAHRTVVAVVGDGALTGGMTWEALNNMSHDNDRRLVIVVNDNGRSYEATIGGMARFLSSVRTRREYRTLHEKSQAVADRFGAPGRAVYRGLRGGTRGFLARFTGNEALYSNLDIKYVGPVDGHDQQALEEALRQARDYGTPVIVHAITEKGHGFEPALRDQADQFHAVGRIDPTTGESLDTAAGQGWTSVFAEEIADLGDRDPKLVAITAAMLRPTGLHLFQQRHPDRVYDVGIAEQHAVTSAAGLAYAGLHPVVAVYATFVNRAFDQVLMDVALHRAGVTFVLDRAGVTGPDGPSHHGMWDLALLQVVPGIRIAAPRDAATLREELAEAVAVDDAPTVLRWPRGSVGPAIPAVERRPDGVDVLREAAGGSRDVLLVAVGAMAGTALEAAALLESQGIGTTVVDPRWVVPIAPSLVELSREHRLVVTIEDGVRVGGIGTRLRQDLRAADVDTGVTELGLPDRFLEHASRAEVLQDAGLTARAIARDVIDQVIGTKLPQARPVREHSSLWDGLDH, from the coding sequence GTGACCCTGCTCGAATCCATCCGGTCCCCCCAGGACCTCAAGCGCCTCTCCCCCGCCCAGACGGTGGAGCTCGCCGCCGAGATCCGCCGCTTCCTCGTCGCCGAGGTCGCCAAGACGGGGGGGCACCTGGGCCCCAACCTCGGGGTCGTGGAGCTGACGCTGGCCCTGCACCGGGTCTTCGACTCCCCCAAGGACCCCATCGTCTTCGACACCGGTCACCAGTCCTACGTGCACAAGCTGGTCACCGGCCGTCAGGACTTCTCCCACCTGCGCGAACGGGGCGGTCTGGCCGGCTACCCCCAGCGCAGCGAGTCCGAGCACGACATCGTCGAGTCCTCCCACGCCTCGTCGTCGCTGTCCTGGGCCGACGGCATCTCCCGCGGGTTCCAGCTCAACGGGCAGGCCCACCGCACCGTCGTGGCCGTCGTCGGCGACGGCGCGCTGACCGGGGGCATGACGTGGGAGGCCCTCAACAACATGTCCCACGACAACGACCGCCGGCTGGTCATCGTCGTCAACGACAACGGGCGCTCCTACGAGGCCACGATCGGCGGGATGGCCCGGTTCCTCAGCTCCGTGCGCACCCGCCGCGAGTACCGCACGCTGCACGAGAAGAGCCAGGCCGTGGCCGACCGCTTCGGGGCCCCGGGGCGCGCGGTCTACCGCGGGCTGCGCGGGGGGACCCGGGGGTTCCTGGCCCGGTTCACCGGCAACGAGGCGCTCTACTCCAACCTCGACATCAAGTACGTCGGCCCCGTCGACGGGCACGACCAGCAGGCGCTGGAGGAGGCGCTGCGGCAGGCCCGGGACTACGGGACCCCCGTCATCGTCCACGCCATCACCGAGAAGGGCCACGGCTTCGAGCCGGCCCTGCGCGACCAGGCCGACCAGTTCCACGCCGTGGGCCGGATCGACCCCACCACCGGGGAGTCCCTGGACACCGCCGCGGGGCAGGGGTGGACCTCGGTGTTCGCCGAGGAGATCGCCGACCTCGGCGACCGGGACCCCAAGCTCGTCGCCATCACCGCGGCGATGCTGCGGCCCACGGGGCTGCACCTGTTCCAGCAGCGCCACCCCGACCGGGTCTACGACGTGGGCATCGCCGAGCAGCACGCGGTGACCAGCGCGGCCGGTCTCGCCTACGCCGGCCTGCACCCCGTCGTGGCCGTCTACGCGACGTTCGTCAACCGCGCCTTCGACCAGGTGCTCATGGACGTGGCCCTGCACCGGGCCGGGGTGACGTTCGTGCTCGACCGCGCCGGGGTCACCGGCCCCGACGGGCCCAGCCACCACGGCATGTGGGACCTGGCCCTCCTCCAGGTCGTCCCCGGCATCCGCATCGCCGCGCCCCGCGACGCCGCGACCCTGCGCGAGGAGCTCGCCGAGGCCGTCGCGGTCGACGACGCCCCCACCGTGCTGCGCTGGCCCCGGGGGTCCGTGGGGCCGGCGATCCCCGCCGTGGAGCGCCGCCCCGACGGGGTGGACGTCCTGCGCGAGGCCGCCGGCGGCTCCCGCGACGTCCTGCTCGTCGCCGTGGGGGCCATGGCCGGGACGGCCCTGGAGGCCGCGGCGCTGCTGGAGTCCCAGGGCATCGGCACCACCGTGGTCGACCCGCGCTGGGTCGTGCCCATCGCGCCGTCGCTGGTGGAGCTCTCCCGCGAGCACCGGCTGGTCGTCACCATCGAGGACGGGGTGCGGGTGGGGGGCATCGGCACCCGGCTGCGCCAGGACCTGCGCGCGGCCGACGTCGACACCGGGGTCACCGAGCTCGGGCTGCCCGACCGCTTCCTGGAGCACGCCTCGCGCGCGGAGGTCCTGCAGGACGCCGGGCTCACGGCGCGGGCCATCGCACGCGACGTCATCGACCAGGTCATCGGGACGAAGCTGCCCCAGGCCCGTCCGGTGCGCGAGCACTCCTCCCTCTGGGACGGCCTCGACCACTGA
- a CDS encoding DUF3592 domain-containing protein has product MDQSQLPDLGVSSGAVPAPFAVVLVLVGLFGLAVVAGGVRSVLRSRGRARDAARLRVEGRRTTGVVVDSQAHSRHERRTTFAPVVRFEADGRDVVVVGDQRWNRSFVPGRPAEVLYDPATPDRAHVRAEGGSVLGDGAGGVLLTVCGVAFLMLVGVLAALVRSVF; this is encoded by the coding sequence GTGGACCAGTCGCAGCTCCCCGACCTGGGTGTCTCCTCCGGCGCGGTGCCGGCGCCGTTCGCGGTGGTCCTGGTGCTCGTCGGCCTCTTCGGTCTGGCCGTGGTGGCCGGCGGGGTCCGGTCGGTCCTGCGCTCGCGCGGGCGGGCGCGCGACGCCGCCCGCCTGCGGGTCGAGGGGCGGCGGACCACGGGGGTCGTCGTCGACAGCCAGGCCCACAGCCGGCACGAGCGCCGGACGACGTTCGCCCCGGTCGTCCGCTTCGAGGCCGACGGGCGCGACGTGGTCGTCGTCGGCGACCAGCGGTGGAACCGCTCCTTCGTGCCGGGCCGCCCGGCCGAGGTGCTCTACGACCCCGCCACCCCCGACCGCGCGCACGTGCGGGCCGAGGGGGGCAGCGTCCTCGGCGACGGCGCCGGCGGTGTCCTCCTCACCGTCTGCGGGGTCGCCTTCCTCATGCTGGTGGGGGTGCTGGCCGCGCTGGTGCGCTCGGTCTTCTGA
- the rbfA gene encoding 30S ribosome-binding factor RbfA encodes MADPTRARKLADRIKVIVADALEKRVKDPRLGFVTITDARVTNDLQHATLFYTVFGSDEEKQGTALALESAKGVLRSEVGKRTGIRLTPTLTFTLDEVPETATQIQDLLKQAAEQDARVAALAAAAQPAGDPDPYKKPVDHTDDWDEDDEDDRDGDDAVDALDAAADVPRL; translated from the coding sequence GTGGCCGATCCCACCCGCGCCCGCAAGCTCGCCGACCGGATCAAGGTCATCGTGGCCGACGCGCTGGAGAAGCGCGTCAAGGACCCCCGCCTGGGGTTCGTGACCATCACCGACGCCCGCGTCACCAACGACCTGCAGCACGCGACGCTCTTCTACACCGTCTTCGGCAGCGACGAGGAGAAGCAGGGCACCGCGCTGGCCCTGGAGTCCGCCAAGGGCGTGCTGCGCTCCGAGGTCGGCAAGCGCACCGGCATCCGGTTGACGCCGACGCTGACCTTCACCCTGGACGAGGTCCCCGAGACCGCGACCCAGATCCAGGACCTGCTCAAGCAGGCCGCGGAGCAGGACGCCCGGGTCGCCGCGCTCGCCGCCGCGGCCCAGCCCGCCGGCGACCCGGACCCCTACAAGAAGCCCGTCGACCACACCGACGACTGGGACGAGGACGACGAGGACGACCGCGACGGCGACGACGCGGTGGACGCGCTGGACGCCGCGGCGGACGTCCCGCGCCTCTGA
- a CDS encoding acyltransferase has product MDTTPPGAPAPSTARPPRRHLHEIDVVRLATFTAVIALHSLGSVAEAEVGTGAVLQLLHFGRETFFVVTGFVLVLTGLGKDLRANTATLRFWRKRFALVGLPYAVWTVVYWATRLSGASPWSGQSLGNLLSDLVHGTARYHLYFLQISMQVYLVLPLLLWFVRRTREHHLAVLVVSAALQVVWFVLLRHVPAPGGWAQNLWTSPNQLLLTYQFYLLLGAVAAYRYDRVTAWVRARPRAVALVVGAALLLDLGVYAVQVAVGVDPLVAAEPLQPVFVLWGPAACLGLLALGLHHARRRRPGPVATTVGEAARISFGVYLAHPLVLTGTLDLLGLAHGASGLPVALAVVIAWVCTTLGSAALVELLSRTPVAVAFTGRPRVARARPPERVGAGS; this is encoded by the coding sequence ATGGACACCACGCCACCGGGAGCACCCGCCCCGTCCACCGCCCGGCCACCTCGCCGCCACCTGCACGAGATCGACGTCGTGCGGCTGGCGACGTTCACGGCCGTCATCGCCCTGCACTCCCTGGGCTCGGTGGCCGAGGCCGAGGTCGGCACCGGCGCGGTCCTGCAGCTGCTGCACTTCGGCCGGGAGACGTTCTTCGTCGTCACCGGCTTCGTGCTGGTGCTCACCGGCCTCGGCAAGGACCTGCGCGCCAACACCGCCACCCTGCGCTTCTGGCGGAAGCGGTTCGCGCTGGTCGGCCTGCCCTACGCCGTGTGGACGGTCGTGTACTGGGCGACGCGGCTGAGCGGGGCGTCCCCCTGGAGCGGGCAGTCCCTGGGGAACCTGCTCTCGGACCTGGTGCACGGCACGGCCCGCTACCACCTGTACTTCCTGCAGATCTCGATGCAGGTGTACCTGGTCCTGCCGCTGCTGCTGTGGTTCGTGCGCCGGACCCGGGAGCACCACCTCGCGGTGCTGGTGGTCAGCGCCGCCCTGCAGGTGGTCTGGTTCGTCCTGCTGCGCCACGTCCCGGCCCCGGGGGGCTGGGCGCAGAACCTGTGGACCTCGCCCAACCAGCTGCTGCTGACCTACCAGTTCTACCTGCTGCTCGGGGCGGTCGCCGCCTACCGCTACGACCGGGTGACCGCGTGGGTCCGGGCGCGCCCGCGGGCGGTGGCGCTCGTCGTCGGCGCGGCCCTGCTGCTGGACCTGGGCGTCTACGCGGTGCAGGTGGCGGTGGGGGTGGACCCGCTGGTGGCCGCCGAGCCCCTGCAACCGGTGTTCGTGCTGTGGGGCCCGGCGGCCTGCCTGGGGCTCCTCGCGCTCGGGCTGCACCACGCGCGGCGGCGGCGCCCGGGCCCGGTGGCCACCACCGTCGGGGAGGCCGCGCGGATCTCCTTCGGGGTGTACCTCGCCCACCCGCTGGTCCTGACGGGCACGCTGGACCTCCTCGGGCTCGCCCACGGGGCGTCGGGGCTGCCCGTGGCCCTCGCGGTGGTGATCGCCTGGGTCTGCACCACGCTGGGGTCGGCGGCGCTGGTGGAGCTGCTGAGCCGCACGCCCGTCGCGGTCGCCTTCACCGGCCGGCCCCGGGTGGCCCGGGCGCGCCCCCCGGAGCGCGTGGGCGCGGGGTCCTGA